The DNA sequence AGGACATCAGATGTTGTAAAATCCTCAAGGCTAGAGTTCGAGTTGCTCACTTAATGATTTGCcagcgatgctgcagaaTTTCTTGTGCATGCTCTCCATAAAGAGTCTGGAGCATTCTTTTACCTTGCTGCTGAGAAAAGTCTGGCCACTGGGTCAATACTCTAATGGAGTCTGAAGAGTTGCGGCGACGCACCCAGATGAACTAGCCTGGCTGGCTGTTGATCGGCATACTCCGAGCCGGTCGAGATTGGAAAAGTTGGATGCCGTCGTCGAACCTAAAACGCTTGTTAGTATGTGCCATTGATCGCAGATGTTGCTAATCCCATCATACCGCATAATCAATCACTTTAACGTGAGGTGCCTGAAATAGCGTCCGAAGATGCTCCTCCAATTCTGGTACATAGATGTTTGAGATCTTCTCACTATCATTGTAATCCCCGTAGGCCATCTCAGTGGGGTATGAAGTCAACGTGAAGCCCATTTCATCAATGGTAGGGTCTAGTGGCCTCGCGTCATGGATAGTTATGTCTACCATTTCTACCGTCAAATTATGGCGCGGGGTGCCATCGTGTGGAGTGTATCGACAGCTATAAGGCCTAATAGAGTCATAAAGCTCATCTCTCTTAAGGAATCCAAGCTGGCTTCTGACGTTGTTCGACATGTTAATgctcaagaaaaaaataaagaagaagaaacaagaaaaggcaCCAAGTCAGTAGGGACTAGGAGAGATTAAATATATGCAACAAAACATTTTACATGCACTTTACATGCACCTCCTATAAGCTTTGCCTATCATAAAGCTCGGCATATATAAGCTTACCCAGCCAAAATATCTACAGTAATATCTCGATTTAGGTGAACATCATAGCATATGCGATTTAGCTTGAAAAACATCGCCTACGATAGGAGGATACTCCTCAAGGTCTGCGTAGAATACAAATGTCCTACAGTCAAGACTCTCTCagatttccttctcttgcatGTGGATTGTAGAAACCAGAATGGGGGCACCCTAATTTCAGACATTAGCATTTTATTCAACTTGAGCTCTTATATGGGTCAAACATACCCGGGACTGCAGTCTCGTCGCTATCTGCACTCTTAAACATCAACGCTTCCCAGGTACTCTGGTCTGGGACATAATACCATTGAAAATTTGGAGATGGGAAAATCTGCAGATTCTCCGTCACAAAATCATCAAACACTATGTCTCCGGGGATAGTATCATTTGCAAAATCGACCGACCTAGCATCACATAGTCCTAGCGGCCAGTCATCAAGGGGGCCTTTTATCGGTTTCCAGACGCTGCAAAAATAGAATTAGAGAAACATTTCTTTGGTGTGAATACGACACTCACTTTACTGCTTGCCAGCGGCCTTTGAGAACTTCTTCGGCTCGATCTCCAAAGAGAACTCGTATGATGCGTTCGCCTTCTTTGGCGGTAAAGTCTAGGATACTGTCAGTCTTTTCCTCCTCAATATTGCAAAAACAAGGTATCGCTACGCCAATCTTACCAATGTGAGCCAACGCTGTAGGCTGATCGTACTGATACTCTTTCCCTGTTGAAACCGGAAAGCTTTCGTGACGCTTTCTGACCTGCGATCATCAATAAGATGAAAACAAAGCAACTTCGTCACTTCtttatacatgtactcaccGCATAATCCAAAACATGCACATACTTTGCTCCTAATTCAAGCTTCAAAGCCTTCTTGACTTCCGGGATATATACGCTCTGCACTCTCTCGTTGTCCCAAAATTCGTCATAGGTTAAATGAGAATGGATATCAATCATCTGAAAGCCGCATTCTTCTATGCGAAATGGCCCTGCACCTGGCTCTCGCATACTCCTTGCCGATATTGGACGTTTCACCTTGACATAATTGCTCTGGGGAATATCTTCCTCAGGCAAATATCTCATGCTATACGGCTTTTCGATGTTATACAATGGCACCTGATCAAGGTAATACATTGATGACTCAATTGTCGGCCAATGGTTCGCACCGTGTTCGCTCTCGGTATCTTGTTTTCCTTCCATTATTGAGGTAATGTTGGTATTCAATACAATGTACTGTTTCGAGCGAATTCTTTGTATGGTGTGTCAGTGGTATTGATAATAGCATGATCAAAACAAAGTACTAGCGgctatttttataagaaaaaattgcCGACGTATCGAGAGTCATCTCAACACGTATCCAATCCTTTTCACGAGCAATATATTACAGGTCGCTTTTAGTCAATTGCGTGATACTCTTGTATATATGCTGTGTTTTGCCAGCACATGCCGCATATTTACTCGTATATGCAAAACGAAAACTCCATGACACCGAAAAGCGACTTCATTGGTAGCCTGTTAATGTATCTGACATACAGTACCCCTCTATCCGCTTGAACTTCCGGATATGGTCCCAATTTCCGTTCTTTGTTCGAGCTGTGTAACCACATCCCCCTCACATAATATTACATCCGTTACGTCACGATAGCACAACTACTAGTATACGTATATGAAATCCTAAGCCGATACCAAAAATAGGTTGCATACGTGGGCAATGGCGCGTGATGTGATAATTGTGAAGATGCCTGTTCATCATACTCTTGAACAAATCCCTGTTCATGAACAAGGTTTATGACGAGGAAGAGTTTATTGTTCAGTTAAACATTAATCCAAGGATGGATGCATATGCGATTTTTGTCATGATTACATTGTATCATTTTGATTAAAATGCGCCTCAGTTTGGTCTGGAGCGCAGTTTTAATTCCTGGCtcggagagagagagaaagaaagaaaaaagctgtATGGGTTGCCCTCTATAGTAGTTTCTACGAAGAGCCAATCAAGAGAAGCAGGTCTGCAAGGTTAGATTCTTGCAATTCATGGGCTTTCTCGTGATATTTGTGATTGGAGCCGACATCGTTGGTTAATGTTTGACAACTGGGCTTAATCAGCGCGCTTCTTCTCATGATATGCAATGATACACAAGACACCGCACCAAATTTAACTCGTGTTAATCGTATTAATGCTCAAAGGCAAGCATGATTTGTTTTTACACTTGCaattaaatataaagacCACGCCTTGATTGATATAATTTAATGAATCAAAGAtttaattcttcttctccttgtagTGTACGTACGTAGATACCTAGGTATTACTGAGCTCCAAGCATTCTATTTTTAGAATATTGTTCTGGTACCTACCTTTACCCTTATTCTTTGCATTGGGCAGGCGCATGTACCACCTTGGCATAAGGCAACTACTGAAAACGTTGCCAGAGCACGGCCACCTCTGATTCAGTTTCAATTCTTTCAGCAATAGGCGCTCATAATACATTCGGCctttgccccccccccccgtccccagcagctcagctctcGAACTCAAGATTCAAAGCATCATCCATCCCAGATGCTGAGGTGCCTCCCCCTGGTCGCGGCAGTTGCGTCTCGCATCCTTGTCTAGCAGCACCGCTTCTGCCGGAAAGATGGCCAAGCCGCCCATACCAGACGCCGTACGGATCGAGTCAAACATGGGCCCTGAAGGCTATATATTTACGGTATCTGAGAACCGGTATATAGCACCATCATCGAAACGGGTAGGATGACTCCACAAGCTACCATATTTAGCATCTCAGGTCGAGCTAATAGGTCATTCTCTGCAAGGACTCGGCGCTGCCGAAAACGAATGCCGTCGAGTTAAAGTTGGCAACTGTGTTTAGCATCCCGCCAGACGGCCCCGCCAGCATCACAGACGAGTGGATACGCAAGTGTCTGGATGGATACAAGCACGACGATGTTTTCGGCGAAGAATTCCTCCAATGCGTCGTGTTCAATACATCGCGCAAGCTCAGCGTATCGAATGAGGCGATCCATCTTCTTAGAGAACATGGCATGAAGGAATATGTTGTCACCTCATCAACGGACTACTTCCCCGGCCCGCATGTGATTGTGGACCAGGAGCTTAGGGAGGTGTGGAAGCTGGTGGATGATTCAAACGGGACCTGCATGGTAACCTTGAAACCGCAAAAAGAGTAACGACATAACAAATGCCATCCTCCCTGTCCGATAATCGCAAGCTGacgtccttttcttttcttagtCCCTTGAGTGCACCAGAGCCATTTCTAATCGGCAGTCGAAATAGCCAAACTCTCAGCTTTGCCATACCATCGCGTATCAAGAGTCTTACCCACCCTTCTCCGCTTGCAGGCCTGCGCGTTCTTATCAAAGATAATATTGACTTGAACGGGATCAAGACGTCAGTTGGCAATGATGCATTCTACAATACTTTTCCTCCCAGAACAAAAAGCGCCCATTGTGTTCAAAAGCTAGTGGACAAAGGCGTCGTTATAATTGGCAAAACGAAATTGACGTCCTTTGGAAATTGGGAGGAGCCCATGGAATATACCGATTATCAAGCTCCATGGAATCCTAGGGCAGATGGATATCAGTCACCCGGAGGAAGCAGCTCTGGCAGTGCTTCGGCCATTGCGTCCTACGACTGCCTCGATATCACTCTTGGCACTGACAGTACGTTGTCTCAAGGAAATATTCAGTGGTTGAAAGGGCAATAAGCTGACAGATTTACTGAATAGCTTGGGGCAGTGTCACCCGGCCCGCTCACTGGTGTGGGTGTTTTGGCCTTCGTCCCAGCATTGGAGCCATTTCTTCAGATGGTATTGAGCCATATGTTCAGTAAGTACCTATAGATGGCTCTTGATTTGTGTACATCAGGCTGAAAGCCCTAGGTCGTGGGATGTTCCCGGAATTCTTGCAAGAGATCTCGAAAAATGCAAAAACTTTGCGGCTGAATGGTTGACATTCGATCAGTTCGAGAAGATTCCAAAAGTATGTTCTCCGCACATGTGTCTGTCAAAACTAGGCTAATGGCGTACGCAGCAATTTtcctccatcatctggcCGACTGACTTTTGGAAAATCATTGATCCCGATCAAGCTAGCAAAGCAAAATCATTTGCACAGTCGATGGCTACGAAGCTAAATGTGAAGCTTGTAGACATGTCGTTTGAAGGATGCTGGAATGTGTCACCGCCAACGAAAGATGCATCTTCGCTACAAGAATTCATTCATCCGGTATGAAATTATTGCTCCCACTTCTTGATGCGATCTAACAGCCAGACAGGCTACCGAGGCCTTGGCGTATGATGTATACCATAACAGCGAGAATTTTCGCCGTCGCCATAGGGATCTGTTTGGGCGAGCGCCGTATACAACGCTTCAGAATGAGCGCATATGGTaacattttctcttcttcttttcctgtttctCAATTCGATCTGATAACAATCTAGGTCCGCTGGAAAAAACATCActcgagagaagagagacgaggGGTTC is a window from the Trichoderma atroviride chromosome 5, complete sequence genome containing:
- a CDS encoding uncharacterized protein (EggNog:ENOG41); translated protein: MSNNVRSQLGFLKRDELYDSIRPYSCRYTPHDGTPRHNLTVEMVDITIHDARPLDPTIDEMGFTLTSYPTEMAYGDYNDSEKISNIYVPELEEHLRTLFQAPHVKVIDYAVRRRHPTFPISTGSEYADQQPARLVHLGASPQLFRLH
- a CDS encoding uncharacterized protein (EggNog:ENOG41); amino-acid sequence: MAKPPIPDAVRIESNMGPEGYIFTVSENRYIAPSSKRDSALPKTNAVELKLATVFSIPPDGPASITDEWIRKCLDGYKHDDVFGEEFLQCVVFNTSRKLSVSNEAIHLLREHGMKEYVVTSSTDYFPGPHVIVDQELREVWKLVDDSNGTCMVTLKPQKDPLSAPEPFLIGSRNSQTLSFAIPSRIKSLTHPSPLAGLRVLIKDNIDLNGIKTSVGNDAFYNTFPPRTKSAHCVQKLVDKGVVIIGKTKLTSFGNWEEPMEYTDYQAPWNPRADGYQSPGGSSSGSASAIASYDCLDITLGTDTWGSVTRPAHWCGCFGLRPSIGAISSDGIEPYVQSWDVPGILARDLEKCKNFAAEWLTFDQFEKIPKQFSSIIWPTDFWKIIDPDQASKAKSFAQSMATKLNVKLVDMSFEGCWNVSPPTKDASSLQEFIHPATEALAYDVYHNSENFRRRHRDLFGRAPYTTLQNERIWSAGKNITREKRDEGFERINIYSRWFQYTVRTNDNTDAIVMLPIESAGPRYRDEFPEFQRPPQEGVNALAIGPVTKSPVLAIPIAEIPYHSRVSGREEKLPFAVALMGTPGSDLLLIDTAIEILSDLGLPTVVQTGRHMYNKPEQ
- a CDS encoding uncharacterized protein (EggNog:ENOG41) gives rise to the protein MEGKQDTESEHGANHWPTIESSMYYLDQVPLYNIEKPYSMRYLPEEDIPQSNYVKVKRPISARSMREPGAGPFRIEECGFQMIDIHSHLTYDEFWDNERVQSVYIPEVKKALKLELGAKYVHVLDYAVRKRHESFPVSTGKEYQYDQPTALAHIDFTAKEGERIIRVLFGDRAEEVLKGRWQAVNVWKPIKGPLDDWPLGLCDARSVDFANDTIPGDIVFDDFVTENLQIFPSPNFQWYYVPDQSTWEALMFKSADSDETAVPGCPHSGFYNPHAREGNLRES
- a CDS encoding uncharacterized protein (EggNog:ENOG41) produces the protein MAKPPIPDAVRIESNMGPEGYIFTVSENRYIAPSSKRDSALPKTNAVELKLATVFSIPPDGPASITDEWIRKCLDGYKHDDVFGEEFLQCVVFNTSRKLSVSNEAIHLLREHGMKEYVVTSSTDYFPGPHVIVDQELREVWKLVDDSNGTCMVTLKPQKDPLSAPEPFLIGSRNSQTLSFAIPSRIKSLTHPSPLAGLRVLIKDNIDLNGIKTSVGNDAFYNTFPPRTKSAHCVQKLVDKGVVIIGKTKLTSFGNWEEPMEYTDYQAPWNPRADGYQSPGGSSSGSASAIASYDCLDITLGTDTWGSVTRPAHWCGCFGLRPSIGAISSDGIEPYVQSWDVPGILARDLEKCKNFAAEWLTFDQFEKIPKQFSSIIWPTDFWKIIDPDQASKAKSFAQSMATKLNVKLVDMSFEGCWNVSPPTKDASSLQEFIHPATEALAYDVYHNSENFRRRHRDLFGRAPYTTLQNERIWSAGKNITREKRDEGFERINIYSRWFQYTVRTNDNTDAIVMLPIESAGPRYRDEFPEFQRPPQEGVNALAIGPVTKSPVLAIPSKMPCYEREEQILIVGSCRDSISFESQWPRGEVTIRGSPYGNARLRLAVD